A genomic stretch from Shewanella sediminis HAW-EB3 includes:
- a CDS encoding DMT family transporter, with protein sequence MQNPVPLPKMVPFAFLSVVLIWSTTPLGIVWSSASVHPTMAVLLRMVLALVLGSLLLVIFQIRFPWTKAAKKLYGFSSIGIVGGMLLSYFAARYLASGTMSLIFGLSPLISGILAQKLLNEPKFGPTKLLALAMAFIGLGIVCSSKLSLNSDSWIGLLLVLAAVSLFSLSGVLIKTVKINIHPIASTVGALLFSTPLFTLAWLLFDGTLPVDTWQVKSIWAIIYLGVFGSLIGFIAYFYVLQNLKASTVALVTLITPVFAMTLGATLNGEVITDTLIIGALFVIGGLALYQFGEKLQSLLKTIRGRRHIKR encoded by the coding sequence ATGCAGAACCCCGTTCCACTCCCGAAGATGGTGCCGTTCGCTTTTTTATCGGTCGTGCTCATCTGGTCAACGACGCCTCTTGGCATCGTATGGAGCAGCGCCTCGGTTCACCCAACCATGGCCGTGTTATTGCGTATGGTGCTAGCCTTGGTATTAGGCAGTCTGCTTCTGGTCATCTTTCAGATTCGTTTCCCCTGGACTAAGGCTGCTAAAAAGTTATATGGCTTCTCTTCGATTGGTATCGTTGGCGGCATGTTACTGAGCTATTTTGCCGCACGATATTTAGCATCGGGTACCATGTCATTGATCTTCGGGCTGTCGCCGTTAATCTCCGGGATATTAGCTCAGAAACTCCTCAATGAACCAAAGTTTGGCCCGACGAAATTACTGGCGCTGGCCATGGCATTTATTGGGCTAGGTATCGTCTGCTCCTCGAAACTATCTTTGAACTCTGATAGCTGGATTGGCCTGCTATTGGTGCTGGCCGCCGTTTCCCTCTTCAGCCTGAGTGGTGTCTTGATAAAAACCGTGAAAATTAACATCCACCCTATCGCAAGTACAGTCGGAGCCCTGCTGTTCTCAACCCCCCTGTTCACTTTGGCCTGGTTACTATTTGACGGAACTCTGCCAGTCGATACCTGGCAGGTAAAATCTATCTGGGCCATTATCTACCTGGGCGTGTTCGGCTCTCTGATTGGCTTTATCGCCTACTTCTATGTACTGCAGAACCTCAAAGCCAGCACAGTGGCCCTGGTCACCTTGATCACACCGGTTTTTGCCATGACATTAGGCGCTACATTAAATGGTGAAGTGATCACAGATACCTTGATCATCGGCGCCCTGTTCGTCATTGGCGGGCTGGCGCTGTATCAATTCGGAGAGAAGTTACAGAGTTTACTAAAAACAATCAGAGGTAGGCGCCATATAAAACGGTAA
- a CDS encoding diguanylate cyclase domain-containing protein, whose product MKVTLRLKILLIVSLMLTSIILISFITLKEIQMQTNSQLYQVSDIEHKIDLLSSKLWLLQQYHDEDALVQTRDAHEELKLLLNKKLFTHKNKIIIVANLIRMNANLGTLLELSQKDLESQFRHGITSPAGMLSARYSMTLQSMNEDLGKLERLAIKDSEISQRKILFAVILLMVVGSAVVMALTLFTLKTFNTNLNALTVGIKDLAKGNLNSRIEIHDTDELSILAEQFNLMKRSLEETTIKKDQLQLEVDRQTKELQQQREEFQHQANHDSLTKLYSRSAFEEQMKTAIARCGRTKQSAALLFIDLDRFKAINDCHGHAAGDAVLIQIAQKLLQTVRSSDIIARIGGDEFIIWLEPIENATQVITVINKLIEEFALPMQYQDVELLIDASIGVGFFPIDATELSGLLKVADDNMYKAKEIDGTTFQLTNKATVGFSDAKMA is encoded by the coding sequence ATGAAAGTAACCCTACGTCTTAAGATATTACTGATAGTGAGTCTAATGCTGACAAGTATCATCTTGATCTCTTTTATCACGCTAAAAGAGATACAGATGCAGACCAACTCGCAGTTGTATCAGGTCAGCGATATCGAGCATAAAATTGATCTGTTGAGCAGCAAACTATGGTTATTGCAGCAGTATCATGACGAGGATGCTCTGGTGCAGACTCGCGACGCACATGAAGAGCTTAAGCTGCTATTGAATAAGAAGCTGTTCACTCACAAAAATAAAATCATCATAGTCGCCAACCTGATTAGAATGAACGCTAACTTAGGTACCCTACTCGAACTGTCTCAAAAAGATCTCGAATCTCAGTTTCGCCACGGTATTACCTCGCCTGCCGGCATGCTTTCGGCGCGATATAGCATGACACTGCAGTCGATGAATGAAGACCTGGGGAAGTTGGAACGATTAGCAATCAAGGATTCAGAGATATCACAGCGAAAAATACTATTTGCAGTGATATTACTGATGGTAGTCGGCTCGGCGGTGGTCATGGCTTTAACTCTGTTTACCTTAAAGACCTTTAATACCAACCTCAACGCACTAACCGTAGGAATAAAAGATCTGGCTAAAGGCAACCTCAATAGTCGAATAGAGATACATGATACGGATGAACTATCTATTCTGGCTGAGCAATTTAACTTAATGAAACGCTCTCTGGAGGAGACGACGATTAAGAAAGATCAGCTGCAACTCGAGGTCGATCGTCAAACGAAAGAGCTGCAGCAGCAGCGTGAAGAGTTTCAGCACCAGGCCAATCATGACAGCCTGACGAAACTGTACAGCCGGAGCGCATTTGAGGAGCAGATGAAAACGGCGATTGCTCGCTGCGGTCGTACTAAACAGAGTGCCGCGCTGCTTTTCATCGACCTGGATCGATTTAAAGCCATTAATGATTGTCATGGTCATGCGGCGGGTGATGCGGTCTTGATCCAGATCGCTCAAAAGCTGTTACAGACGGTGCGTTCATCGGATATTATTGCCAGAATCGGGGGAGATGAATTTATTATCTGGTTAGAACCCATCGAAAATGCCACACAGGTGATAACCGTGATCAACAAATTGATCGAAGAGTTCGCGTTACCTATGCAATATCAGGATGTTGAACTTTTGATCGATGCGAGTATTGGGGTGGGTTTCTTCCCTATAGACGCCACAGAGCTGAGTGGCTTATTAAAAGTTGCCGATGACAATATGTATAAAGCTAAGGAGATTGATGGCACTACTTTCCAGCTGACCAACAAGGCAACGGTGGGATTCTCCGACGCCAAGATGGCTTAG
- a CDS encoding ABC transporter substrate-binding protein, whose amino-acid sequence MIKKLLLFLAFVGVATYLIVGVQTETSNEAFTAPIKIAMSTTPLSSPLIIAQELSLFDKHKVHVELLPVRGGHRSFTMMSNGEVDLATSSESVVMFNSFLRTDFSVLASFVESDNDLKLITLKSSSITEAKLLQGKNVGMVESSASEFFIYAYMILTGNKEVKFNRVFMDASELGPALLSGRVDAISIWEPLGYQLNKEYGDQISQFQTRGIYNLSFNLIAKKATLENSLNSYVRILAAIDEAQNYIAENPKRSKSIVSDFLHIPVTELEWGWTDYLFRLSLSNVLLSNLQTQARWAIATGSVVDTKGMPDFRQLIDTRALERAGNIETDL is encoded by the coding sequence ATGATAAAGAAACTGTTGCTGTTTTTAGCCTTTGTTGGTGTCGCCACCTATCTTATCGTGGGTGTGCAAACTGAAACTTCAAATGAGGCATTTACAGCCCCGATTAAGATAGCTATGTCCACTACGCCATTAAGTTCACCCTTGATTATCGCCCAAGAGTTATCACTGTTTGATAAGCATAAGGTTCATGTAGAGCTATTGCCTGTACGAGGTGGCCATCGTAGTTTCACCATGATGAGCAATGGCGAGGTAGATCTGGCGACCAGCTCCGAATCTGTGGTGATGTTTAATAGTTTCTTGCGTACAGACTTCAGTGTGCTGGCCAGTTTTGTCGAGTCGGATAATGATCTCAAACTTATCACGTTAAAAAGCTCATCTATCACTGAGGCTAAGCTTCTTCAGGGCAAAAATGTGGGAATGGTTGAGTCCAGCGCCAGCGAGTTTTTCATCTATGCTTACATGATCCTGACCGGCAATAAAGAGGTCAAATTTAATCGTGTATTTATGGATGCATCAGAGTTGGGTCCCGCCCTGTTGTCGGGCAGAGTCGATGCCATCTCAATTTGGGAGCCCTTGGGTTATCAGCTTAATAAAGAGTATGGCGACCAAATCAGCCAATTCCAGACAAGGGGAATATACAACCTCTCATTTAACCTGATTGCTAAAAAAGCAACGTTAGAGAATAGCCTGAATTCCTATGTGAGAATTCTAGCAGCCATCGATGAGGCACAAAATTATATTGCTGAAAACCCGAAGAGGTCTAAGAGTATCGTGAGTGATTTTCTTCATATTCCGGTGACAGAGCTTGAATGGGGCTGGACCGATTATCTATTTCGGCTCTCCTTGAGTAATGTGTTGCTGTCCAATCTACAGACCCAGGCAAGGTGGGCGATAGCAACCGGCTCTGTTGTTGATACTAAAGGAATGCCTGACTTCAGACAGTTGATCGACACCAGAGCACTGGAGCGGGCGGGAAATATAGAGACAGATCTATAA
- a CDS encoding HD domain-containing phosphohydrolase, which yields MIFSNRVGDRDKRFSGFNRLVRARFIALFIPLTLLNIAALMLANSLYINVEQAKQQALVQAAIEVGTNLAQHDLTTVMSHLEFLTASENVESYLDNGIDDSKAHIEREFLNLANTSQLYDQIRLISPSGIELVRIDYFDEQAVAVVPELLQDKSNRYYFQEAAAITTDKMYISALDLNVENGVIEQPLKPMIRFAKPLKDENGELRGVIVLNYFANLLLDKFRNQMMFAPGEGALLNKDGYWLSSRDPSQEWGFMLDHKLSFGTDSPELWQTISLAEKGSVENSDGLVTFATVHPIKDIDKKVANRDHFIDEWRIIIVNTYWGLGPALVLSKIEFLYPALIIYPIGLILLWFWARASVGRKCAERELKKLNKTLTLRVAERTKELAVIKDVTILSMATLAETRDNETGQHLRRTQTYVKLLAEELQDHPDFHDFLSDKNIDLLYKSAPLHDIGKVGIPDDILLKPAKLTDFEFEIMKRHTTYGSNAISSSIHTLTSELAENDGPTFLQFAQDIAHYHHEKWDGRGYPNGLSGDDIPIAARIMAIADVFDALSCKRVYKGAFSRDKTESIMLEGRGTHFDPRMIDAFCRVNDSFWEVKALFEDEPPEVTNGCIEHFPVEYSQLINFGQGI from the coding sequence TTGATATTTAGTAACCGAGTCGGCGATAGGGATAAACGCTTTTCTGGTTTTAATCGACTGGTTCGGGCTCGTTTTATTGCGTTATTTATTCCCCTGACTCTGCTCAATATCGCCGCATTAATGCTGGCAAACTCCCTGTATATTAATGTCGAACAAGCCAAGCAGCAGGCCTTAGTTCAAGCCGCCATAGAGGTCGGTACCAATTTAGCTCAACATGATCTGACGACTGTCATGTCTCACCTGGAGTTTTTAACCGCCAGTGAAAATGTTGAAAGCTATTTAGATAATGGAATCGATGATAGTAAAGCGCATATCGAGAGGGAGTTTCTTAATTTAGCCAATACCAGTCAACTCTATGATCAAATTCGCCTTATCTCTCCCTCCGGAATAGAGCTGGTTCGGATCGACTATTTCGATGAGCAAGCGGTCGCCGTTGTCCCCGAGCTGTTGCAAGACAAGTCAAATCGATACTACTTTCAGGAAGCTGCCGCGATTACCACAGATAAGATGTATATCTCGGCGCTCGATCTCAATGTGGAAAATGGCGTTATCGAACAGCCCCTGAAACCTATGATCCGATTTGCTAAGCCACTTAAAGATGAAAATGGAGAGTTAAGAGGGGTTATCGTTCTAAACTATTTCGCCAATTTATTGCTCGACAAGTTCAGAAACCAGATGATGTTTGCTCCGGGAGAGGGGGCACTGTTGAATAAGGATGGCTACTGGCTATCGAGCAGGGATCCCTCTCAGGAGTGGGGGTTTATGCTCGATCATAAGCTGAGTTTCGGTACCGATAGTCCGGAGCTTTGGCAGACCATATCCCTGGCCGAGAAAGGCAGCGTTGAGAATTCAGATGGCCTGGTTACCTTCGCCACAGTGCACCCCATTAAAGACATTGATAAAAAAGTGGCCAATAGGGATCATTTTATCGATGAGTGGCGGATCATCATAGTTAATACCTATTGGGGGTTAGGTCCTGCTTTAGTCTTATCTAAGATTGAGTTTTTGTATCCGGCGTTGATCATCTACCCTATAGGATTGATACTCCTCTGGTTTTGGGCCCGGGCTTCAGTCGGTCGGAAGTGTGCCGAGCGGGAACTGAAAAAACTCAATAAAACGCTGACACTAAGAGTCGCGGAGCGAACTAAGGAGCTTGCCGTTATTAAGGATGTGACTATTCTCAGTATGGCTACTCTGGCCGAGACTCGAGATAACGAAACCGGGCAGCATCTCAGACGGACACAGACCTATGTAAAACTGCTGGCAGAAGAGCTACAAGATCATCCTGATTTTCACGATTTTCTGTCGGACAAAAATATAGATTTACTGTATAAGTCTGCCCCGCTTCATGACATCGGCAAGGTGGGAATACCCGATGATATCTTACTGAAACCCGCCAAACTGACCGATTTTGAATTCGAGATAATGAAGCGACATACAACCTATGGCAGTAACGCGATTAGCTCCTCAATTCATACGTTAACCAGTGAGCTGGCAGAAAATGATGGCCCGACATTTTTACAGTTTGCTCAGGATATTGCTCATTACCATCATGAAAAGTGGGACGGTAGAGGGTATCCAAATGGTTTGTCGGGTGATGATATCCCTATTGCGGCTCGGATCATGGCGATTGCCGATGTATTCGATGCGCTCTCATGTAAGAGGGTTTATAAGGGGGCTTTCAGTCGCGATAAGACTGAAAGCATTATGCTCGAAGGGCGCGGTACCCATTTTGATCCAAGAATGATCGATGCTTTTTGCAGGGTTAATGATTCATTCTGGGAGGTAAAAGCTCTGTTTGAAGATGAGCCCCCTGAAGTCACTAATGGCTGCATTGAGCATTTTCCAGTGGAGTATTCTCAACTGATTAATTTTGGTCAAGGTATTTAG
- a CDS encoding endonuclease/exonuclease/phosphatase family protein, with product MQSQSTNGSDASELIKIATFNLFNFIEPPGAFYEFENIYTQEQWQKKLDWIATYINEHQPDVIGFQEVFTPDALAQLTQRCGLEYFAVLDTPEVVDDFIYSKPVVALASRYPITEVHNVTVGDGWASMMGLQDDFGFSRKPLRVTISLPKLGSCDCYVVHFKSKRPLFDAQELNGLTTPSADSSGGNVGQLLSIEALAQWGSSIQRGCEAALLRYSMVERRTQTGNPMVLMGDFNDILSDGVLASLTSVDTRIKPDPLLGEVEHQLRDHRLKDAYELYQSSQYSLSCQQRPATHYYFAKGSVLDYILLSSEFDIKNSRSLAEVGRYETYDRHLINPRFERDSQSTDHAPVMITISIRH from the coding sequence TTGCAAAGTCAATCGACCAATGGCTCAGATGCGTCAGAGCTTATCAAGATAGCCACCTTCAACCTGTTCAACTTCATTGAGCCGCCAGGTGCATTTTATGAATTTGAAAATATTTACACTCAGGAGCAGTGGCAGAAGAAACTGGATTGGATCGCGACTTACATTAATGAGCACCAGCCCGACGTCATTGGATTTCAGGAGGTCTTTACCCCCGACGCGCTGGCGCAATTAACCCAGCGTTGCGGTCTGGAGTACTTTGCCGTGTTAGATACCCCCGAGGTTGTCGATGACTTTATCTATAGTAAGCCCGTCGTCGCTTTAGCATCGCGTTATCCCATCACTGAGGTTCACAATGTCACCGTGGGTGATGGCTGGGCATCCATGATGGGGCTGCAGGATGACTTTGGTTTCAGCCGAAAGCCGCTGAGGGTGACTATCTCTCTGCCCAAATTAGGGTCCTGTGACTGTTACGTCGTCCACTTTAAATCCAAGCGTCCGCTTTTCGATGCTCAAGAGCTTAACGGGCTGACGACTCCCTCCGCGGATTCTTCTGGCGGAAATGTTGGCCAGCTCCTCTCCATAGAGGCTCTGGCTCAGTGGGGTTCGAGCATACAAAGAGGCTGTGAGGCTGCGCTGCTGCGTTATTCTATGGTCGAGCGCCGCACTCAAACGGGCAACCCCATGGTATTAATGGGAGACTTTAATGATATTTTGAGTGACGGAGTACTCGCCTCTTTGACCTCTGTCGATACCCGGATTAAACCCGACCCTCTGCTGGGGGAGGTTGAACACCAACTGCGAGACCATAGGCTTAAAGATGCCTATGAGCTTTATCAATCGAGTCAGTACAGCCTCTCCTGTCAACAACGGCCTGCAACACATTATTACTTTGCTAAAGGCTCTGTGCTGGATTACATCTTGCTTTCGAGTGAGTTTGATATAAAAAATAGTCGCAGTTTGGCAGAGGTCGGAAGGTATGAAACCTATGACAGGCACCTCATCAACCCTAGGTTTGAGCGGGATAGCCAGAGTACTGACCACGCTCCGGTGATGATAACCATCTCAATTCGACACTAA